GAGGTAAGGTCCTCGCGGATAGGGGCAACCATATATTCGGGATACATTGACATAGGTCTTCTTGGTTTAATATGTTAGTAACAGCAAAGTTAAGGAATACGTGCCACAAAAGATAGTTTCTTCTCTAGGCGGTCTAACCGTGTGATTAATTGATGCTCCAGATATAAGAGCAGCGGTACATTTCTTCAAAGCCCGCTGCAGCAACAGGAGAAGCGAACTGATTGTTCGATATGCCTTCGGCTTCAGATGGCTATGCAAGCGTCACGCTTGTAGCTTTCTCAAAAGATCGGACTACCAGTATAGCTTTTATACTATTGGCTGCCGCACCACATTGCCTGTCATGGAAAGATAAATTTTTATTTCTGGTACAAGTGGCTTATATTTATAAATGTTATTTTAACACTTATATTATATTAGCGTAAACAATACACCAACACAAAAATCTTCTTCAGTATAAAACGTGGTATGAAAAAACTAATAGCAGCTTTAGTGCTGGTAGCCTGCACGCTCTCCGGCTATGCACAAAACACCGGCGACCTTAATGTTCCTGCCAAATCCGACAGGGTGATCAGCCGCCACATTTACGGACATTTTGCAGAACACTTAGGCCGCTCCATCTATGGAGGCTTTTACGTAGGCGAGGGCAATACTAAAATTCCTAACACCAACGGGGTGCGGAATGATGTGGTGGAAGCCCTGAAGCGGCTGAAAATCCCGAACCTGCGGTGGCCCGGCGGCTGCTTTGCCGACACATACCACTGGAAGCACGGCATCGGGCCGAAGGACCAGCGGCCAACAATCGTGAATGCCTGGTGGGGTGGCGTAACCGAGGACAACAGCTTCGGTACGCATGATTTCCTGAACATGTGCGAACTACTTGGTGCCGAGCCTTACCTGGCGGGCAACATGGCAACCGGGCAGGTGCAGGAACTGGCTGACTGGGTGCAGTACGTGAACTTTGCGGGCAAAAGTCCTATGTCAGACCTGCGCCGCGAGAACGGCCGCGACAAGCCATGGAACGTGAAATACTGGGGTGTGGGCAACGAGGCATGGGGCTGTGGCGGCAACATGACGGCTGAGTACTACGCCAACGAATACCGCAAGTATGCTACCTTCCTGGCCGATTGGAACAACTCTGGTGGACTATTTCGCATTGCTTCGGGCGCCAACTCAGCCGACTACCACTGGACGGAAGTGCTGATGAAAAACGTGCCAAAGAACCTGATCGAGGGCGTGGCGCTGCACCATTATTCCGTAATCGATTGGGGGGCAAAAGGCCCTTCTACCACTTTCTCGGAGGAGCAGTATTTCAAGACGATGAAGAGCGCGCTGTTTATGGAGGAGCTGATCCAGAAACACACGGCGATCATGGACAAGTATGATCCTGAGAACAAAGTTGCCCTGGTGGTGGATGAGTGGGGCGGCTGGTATGAAGTGGAACCGGGTACTAATCCGGGTTTCCTGTACCAGCAAAACACCATGCGCGATGCCATGATTGCGGGCACGACCCTCAACATCTTCAATAACTATAGCAACCGCGTGAAGATGGCCAACCTGGCACAGGCGGTAAACGTGCTGCAGGCCGTAATCCTGACGGAGGAGGAGAAAATGATCCTGACGCCTACTTTCCACGTGATGGAGATGTACAACGTGCACCAGGATGCCGCCTGGCTACCACTCACGATCAGAAGCGAAAGCTATACTTTCGGCAACGAAAAACTTCCGGCTGTTTCCGGGTCGGCCTCAAAAGATAAGAACGGTCTGACGCATATCTCCCTAACCAACATCGACCCGAAGCAAGCTCAGGAAATAACCATCAACATTGAGGGCGCAAAGTATAAAAACCTTGCCGGCCGTGTGCTGACTTCCAAAAAGCTGCAGGATTACAACTCATTCGATAAGCCAAACACCATCAAGCCTGAGAATTTTAAAGGCGCCAAACTGAAGGGCAATACCCTAACCGTGAAGCTGCCGCCGTTTTCAGTGGTAATGCTGGAGTTGAAGTAGTATAGGCAGGGTTCGCTTTGCGGAACTGTTAAAAACCATTAAGATTTTGATCCGATGACATTTCTCCAGAAAATAACCAAAGGAACGTGTTTGCTGGCAGGCGCCGTGGCGTTGTTTGCGGCAGCGCCTGCCTCGGCAAACACTTTCTTGCCAGCAGACACGTTGATCAAGGCTACCGGTAACCCGCTTTTTACGCACAAGTATACCGCCGATCCGGCAGCGCTGGTGCACGACGGGAAAGTATACCTGTACGCCGGGCACGACGAGGCCCCCAACGACTTCCATTTCTACAGAATGCATGAGTGGCTGGTGTTTTCATCGCCAGACATGGTGAACTGGACCGAGCACCCTGTTCCCCTGAAGCCAACTGACTTTAAGTGGGCAAAGGGAGATGCCTGGGCGGCAGAGGTGATCGAGAAAAACGGAAAATTCTACTGGTACGTCACCGTTACCCACGACGATACCAAGCCCGGGAAGGCCATCGGGGTTGCCGTAGCCGACAGCCCAATCGGACCTTTCAAGGACGCCCGTGGTTCAGCCCTCATTACCAACGACATGACCACCGGAACGCCCATCGACTGGGACGACATAGACCCGACAGTTTTCATTGATGACGACGGACAAGGTTGGTTGTTCTGGGGGAATACCAAGGCCTACTATGCTAAGCTGAAGGATAACATGGTCGAGCTGGACGGGCCTATAAAGACCATCGATAACATCCCGAATTTTACCGAGGCGCCGTACGTGCACAAGTATAAAGGCAACTATTACCTGTCGTACGCTTACCAGTTTCCGGAGAAAATTGCCTATGCCATGAGCAAAAGCATTGAGGGGCCGTGGGAATACAAAGGTATATTGAACGAGCTGGCGGGTAATTCCAACACAAACCACCAGGCAATCATCGATTTCAAGGGCAAGAACTACTTTATTTACCACACTGGTGGCGTGCAGCCACACGGCGGAAGCTTCCGTCGCTCAGTGGCAATCGATGAGCTTTTCTACAATCCGGACGGCACCTTGAAGCGCGTAGTGATGACGACGGAGGGAGTGCAGCCTGCAAAGAAAAACACCAAGCCAGCTGCCAAAGGCAAGAAGAACAAGTAACAAGGCGGCTTCGGTTTAAACTAAAGGATCGGCCCTCCTGTTCGTTCTGGCAAGTATGCAATTGCAGTCCATAAATCTGTTACTTACGTGCGGTGCATAAGTAGTGCATGCACAGGATTCGGAGCAGGAGCAGTTTGTTGTTAATTGACGCAGGAGGGCCGGTGAAGCACATTCAAGGGAAAAGAAAACATAGCATGAAGAAGAAAAGAGGATGCATTGTTACAGTAGCTGTTTTTTGTCTGTTGAGCATGTTTTCCTGCTCCAAAGAGAAGGATACGCCTGCGCCAACACCGCCGGGAACCACGCCTCCGGTAACCAATGTGCCGGACTTCGACATAGATAACCTGAACGATACCTACGCCGGCATTGCTCCTTTTGAGTTTCGCTTTAAATGGGGGCCTTACAACACGCACGACCCTTCTATTGTGAAGGCGGGAGAGTATTACTACAGTTACAGCACCGATGCCGGCTATGGCATTACGGTGCCGGCTGGAATACAGGTTCGTAAATCAAAGGACCTGATCGACTGGACATTTGTCGGCTTTGCTTTTAACGGCTTGCCGCAGAAAGGGAAAGAGTTTATAACACAGCGTGGTGGAGCGCCTTTTGAGTCGTTGTGGGCGCCATACATAATGAAGGTGGGCGGTGAGTACCGGCTCTACTATTCATTGTCTTCGCCCTCCCCGCGCCTGAGCGTCATCGGTCTGGCCACCTCTTCCAGCCCCGAGGGGCCCTGGGTGGAAAAAGACCTGGTAGTGACATCTCTAAACAACAGCAGTATTCAGACAAACGCCATCGACCCTTCGGTGGTGGTGGACGAGTTCGGCGACCACTGGTTCTACTACGGCTCGGCCTGGGACGGCATTTACGTGCTGAAACTGAATGCCGCGACAGGCCTTGCTGCTACTCCCGGTGATAAGGGCCGCAGAATCGCGCAGAGGGGCTTTACGGGCAATAGCATCAACGGCAACATCGAGGGGCCGGAGGTAATCTACAACCCAGAGCTGGACAAGTATTTTATGTTTATCTCCTACGATTGGCTGGAGACCAAGTATAACGTGCGCGTGGGGCGTGCCGATTCCCCGGAAGGACCCTTTTATGATTTTAATGGAAAGAACCTGAATGATCCGGAGGACAACCTGCCGATGATACTGGCGCCTTACCAGTTTATGGGGCACAGTGGCTGGCAAGGCACCTCGCACCCTGCTGTATTCAGGGCAGACGATGGGCAGTATTTTATGGCACACCAGGGAAGACCAGGCCAGGATAAATATTTCATGGTGTTGCATATCCGTAAAATTCACTGGACCGAAGGCGGCTGGCCGGTGGTGTCGCCGGAGCGCTATGCGGGTGTCACCCAATCTACTGTTGCCAGAGAGGAACTCGCCGGGGACTGGGAGCGCATAGTGCTGCGTTACAATGTGGTGCCCGGCTATGCCAACGAACAGTTCTCCCCGGACTTCCAGGTGGCTACCTCCCTCAAACTAAATGCCGATGGCACCCTTAACAACGATGCAGGCAGCACCTGGACCTATAACGCACCCTGGCTGGAACTGAAGTGGAGCGACGGGCGCACCGAAAAAGTGCACGTAGAGCGTGGAAGGGATTGGGAGAAGAAGAAAGCAAGCACGCTCCTTTTCACCGGTCTCGACGACAAGGGTATCGCTGTGTGGGGTAAGAAACTATAAGTATAGCAGCGGCAGAAAAAAAACGGGCAGATGGACTCAACTTTATACTGGTTCGCTGGTATATATGCTTAAAAGAGTAAAACTGACATTTATTAACGCATCACATTATACTTGCAGCTCCTAGTTACTGAATTCGTGTCGCATGAGGAACAGGTTGGAAGCTAACTTAGCCCAAGGCATTGCCTGTGGCGGCAGTTTCTCCTGAACATGTGTCTGCCTGAAGTGTGCGGAGGCTGTATGTTAATCCAAGGAAGAAGATTCTAAAACTTAAATAAGAACAACTTAGGGCCAGGTATGGAATAATGCACTGGTGCACTACAAAAGCTGTATTAAAGTCTTCTGCTTCGCTTCCGGCACAGTGTCAGTCCAGACGTTATGCTTGTATAAAATAGTACCCAAAGCATGTTTATATAATATTTTGCAAGGTATAAGCCGGTATCCTGACGGGATCACGAACATATTTTTGCATGAATAATTTTTTAAATGTCAATTTTACGTTTATATTTGATTAATCACTCACTCACCTCATTATGTGGGTCAGGGGCTGCTATAGGTTCAGGAGGATTAAAAGGTTAGACAGGATTTGTTCAGCACTATGGCGAACTAAGGAATCATGTGTCACGCTTTAGCCTGCTCCCCTTTGCGCAGCGGCAGTGATGGGTTCGCCTAAAAAGAGTCTACTCAAAGCGCACAGTATATGAGACATAAGCTTTTAACTACACTTGCCCTTGCCGCAGGCCTGCTTACGGCCTCAGAAGAAAGCTTTGCACAGCAGAGCCAGGTCTTCACGGTAAAGGCAAATGAAATACAGGCAGAAGTTGCGCCAACTATGTGGGGTGTCTTCTTCGAAGATATTAACCTGGGGGCAGACGGCGGCATATACGCGGAGCTGGTAAAAAACCGCTCATTTGAGTTTAAAACGCCCATGATGGGCTGGAAAGAAGAGAAAAGAGGCGGAGCCGAAGGAACCTTGCTGGTGCACAACAGAGGTGCTGCCCAGTTGGGCAATCCGCGTTTCCTGCGCGTGGCAGTAAAGTCAGACCAGGGCGAATATGGCCTTTCTAACGAAGGCTTTCGTGGCATGGGTGTTAAAAAAGGAGACAAGTATAACTTCTATGTGCTGGCACGCCAGCTCAGCGATGCCAAGATTGGGTTGGTTGTGGAACTGGTAGACCAGAAGGGGGAGCGCATCGGTACGGCAACCGTAACACCGGAAGGCAAGGATTGGAAAGAATACAAAGCCACTATAACCGCAACGGCCACAGACCCTAAGGCACAGTTGCTTGTGCTGGCAAAGGGCAGAGGAGAAGTGGACCTGGACATGATCTCGCTGTTCCCGGAAAAAACCTGGAAGAACCGCCCGAAAGGCATGCGCCCGGACATGGTGCAATTGCTTGCTGATATGAAGCCGGGCTTTTTCCGGTTTCCGGGAGGCTGCATCGTGGAGGGTCGCACATTGGACGAGCGATTTCAGTGGAAAAAAACCATTGGGCCCATCGAAACAAGGGAGCTGACCGTAAACCGCTGGAACACAGAGTTTGGCCATCGCCTGACACCCGATTACTTCCAGTCTTTCGGCTTAGGATTCTTTGAGTACTTCCAGTTGGCGGAAGACATGGGGGCGGAACCATTGCCGATCCTGAACTGTGGCATGGCCTGCCAGTTTAACACGGCAGAAGTAGTGCCCATGGCGCAACTGGATACGTATATACAGGACGCACTCGACCTGATCGAGTTTGCGAATGGTTCCGTGGAGACTCCCTGGGGTAAAAAGCGCGCCGAGATGGGGCATCCTGAGCCTTTTAACATGAAATACATAGGGGTGGGCAACGAACAGTGGGGAGAGCAGTACGTGGAGCGTTACAAGGCGTTTGCCAAGGTGCTGACCGAGAAGCACCCCGAAATACAGCTGATTACTACCACGGGCCCCTTTCCTGATGGAAAGGAGTTCGACTACCTGAACACCACCCTGCGCAGCATGAAAGATGCCCGCGTAGATATAATTGATGAGCATTATTACCGTGCGCCAGAGTGGTTCCGAGAGAACGCCACCCGCTATGACAGCTACGACCGCAACGGACCCAAAATATTTGCAGGCGAATACGCTTCCCAAACGGTAGCCATCGCCAGCCCGGATAACAAGAACAACTGGAACGGCGCGATGTCGGAGGCAGCCTTTATGACGGGGCTGGAGCGCAATGCCGGCGTAGTGGTTATGGCCTCCTATGCACCCCTTTTTGCGCACATAGAAGGTTGGCAGTGGACCCCGGACATGATCTGGGTGGATAACCTTCGCTCGTTTGGTACACCTAACTACCAGGTACAAAAGTTATTCTCCACGAACAGCGGGACGCACGTAGTGCCCGTGTTGCGCAACAACAAGCCGGTAACGGGCCAGGATGGAACTTACGCCTCGGCCACAATTGATAAGGCCACAAACGAATTGATCCTGAAGATAGTAAATACCTCTGATAGACCTCAGCAGGGCGAGTTTGTGGTGGATGGGGTAAAGAAACTGCAGCAGAAAGGAACGGTTACGGTTTTACAAAGCGACAACCTGAACCAGGAGAACACTTTTGAGAATCCGGATGCCATCAGCCCAAAACAGCAGCAGATACAGGTGAAAGACAAGAAAATTAAGCTGCCCATGAAGCCATACTCGGTCAATGTAGTCAGGGTGAAAATGTCTTAGACCCATGGCACGCCTTCCGGTGAAGAAAAGTGTGCCATGGGTTCTTACCATTGCCAGAAGTGAAGGAGAGGGGTTCGGCGGGTGGAATAATACAACTAAAGTGATTAATCACTTTAGTTGTAAGCGGAAGGTTGGAAGCGGCACTTGCCCGAGGTGAAGTTTAAGCACCTGAAAAGTTTAAAATTAATGAGTATGCATAAAAGCGTCATCCTTACAGGAGTTGATGTTGCTATATAGAATTCTCCGGTTCTGCTCCTGGCATGGAGTGGATATAAATTGTGCAGCACTGAATAGAATTGCTTCACGCTGAAAGACTGGCTTGCTGCCAGGAAATCAAGCTGAAGCAATCTGGATTAATAAACTACTCACTAATAAAACTACATGATGAAACCTTTCCGCAAAATTACGCTACTGGCGCCAGTAGTACTATGTGCCGGGCTGCAGCTGCCTGTACATGCGAAGGCGCTAACAGCTATGTCATGGCCAATGCCGGCCAGGAGCTTTGCCATATCTGAGCAGCACTTAGGCATAAGTCCTTACCTGGCACCGCCGGCTTCCAAACGGCCAACAAACCAAGTTATCTTCGCATCTGCCGCTAAAGGCAAGAAGGCAGTCGCTATTACCGTATCAGGCAGGGTAACAGGAGAAGACGGCACTGGCTTACCCGGTGTAAGTGTGGCTGTAAAAGGCACAAGTATAGGCACCATTACCGATGCCAGTGGCAGCTATTCACTAACAGTGCCCGATGGCCAGGAGAACGGCACACTCGCTTTTTCCTACATTGGCTACGCCACACAGGAGGTGCCGATTAACAACAGAAGCACCATTAATGTGCAGCTGGAGGGAGACGTGGAGGCACTGCAGGAGGTCGTGGTTATCGGTTACCAGACAATTGAGAAAAAGGACCTGACCGGTGCAGCCTCTGTTATCAGTCCTGAAGCCGCTAACCGCGTAACGGCCGCTACTGTGGCAGAATCCATTCAGGGTTTGGCGCCAGGGGTTACCGTGCGTAACTCGGGCCGCCCGGGAGCAGGCGCAGCCATCGATATCCGCGGGGTAGCCAGCTTTACCAACACCAACCCGCTCTATGTAATTGATGGGATGATCGCAGATGCAACCCCAACCATCAACCCGAACGACATCGAGTCCATACAAATTCTAAAAGATGCCTCTGCGGCGGCCATTTATGGTTCCAGGGCCGGTAACGGTGTAATTATTATCACCACTAAAAAAGGAAAAGCAGGTCCGGCCAAAGTTGGCGTTTCCGTGAAATATGGCGTGCAGCAGCTTCCTAAGCTGTGGGATGTAATGAACTCGGAAGAGTTTGCAGCCACACAGCGGCAGCAGTACGAGAACTCTGGCGCCACACCACCGGCCAGTGTTACCGTTACGCCTCCGGCAGGTTACAACGATGTGAGACACTGGACGCGTACCGATACAGACTGGCAGGATGAGGCAACACAACTAGGTACACTGTCCGACTACAATGTCACCTTGTCGGGTGGAGGTGAGGCGGGTAACTACCTTATTTCCGGTTCATACTTCACAAACGAAGGTGTTGTTGTGGGCAACGAGTTCGACAGAGTCAGTTTGCGTGTAAATACCCAGGGAACGAAAGGCAGGGTTACATTTGGTGAAAACCTGGTGTTGACACATTCGTGGGAGGAGCGCCCTCTGTTGGGAAACGCTTTTTATGATATGCCACAGTTGCTGCCGGTTATCCCGGTGAGTGATCCAAGCCTTGCCACTCCGGGCAGCCCAGGAGGCTGGGGCATCGGCGACCAGACAGCTGCTCCTGTTTACGCCTGGAACTACCTGGCCATGACAGAGCTGTTTAACTCCACGCACAAGTATTCCCGACTGGTAGGAAACGCCTTTGCCGATGTAGAGCTGTTTGATTGGCTGAGCTACCGGTTTAACGCTGGTTTGGATGCGGGTTTCGATTACCACCAGAACGTTCGAACACCAGGAAACTGGGTGCTGGCCCAGGCGTTTGAGCCAAGCCACGTGTACCAGGATCGCCAGAGCTTCCACTCCATGCTTTTTGAGCATACCCTGAACTTCAACAAGAATTTTGACCGCCATAACATTAATGGTGTAGTGGGATATACCCGCCAGTGGACGACCAGGGATAGAATGGAAGCCAGACGTAACGAACTCGTGAACTTTGGCGGTGAGTACCTGACGCCCATCAGCTCTGCCATTGGCGATCAGTCGTCGGAAGGAAGAGTGCTGGAAGACTACCGCATTAATGGAACGCTGGGCAGGTTAAACTATACGTTTGATGACAAGTACCTGATTACCCTTACCGGACGCTACGACCAGGACTCCCGCTTTGGCGCTGACAACAGAAGTAAGTTCTTCCCCTCTGTAGCCTTGGGCTGGAGAATTAGTGAAGAAGAATTTCTTAATGCACCTTGGCTTTCTGACTTGAAGCTGCGTGCTTCTTACGGACAATTGGGTATCGCCACGGTAGGATCATGGGATTATATAGGTGTAATCAACAACAACCCACGCGTGGTATTTGGGCCGAACAATGATATTATAAACGTAGGCGCTTACCAGGCAAGTCTCGTTAACCCCGACCTGGGATGGGAAATCAGAACCTCTCAGAACTTCGGTTTAGACGCAGCTTTATTCAACAATAAAGTTCTGGTGACAGCCGAGTACTACTACTCCCTGTCTGAGGATGTGCTGGCGCGCCTGCCAATACCATTCTACACAGGTAACCTGGGCGGTGATCCATTCGTGAACGCGGCCTCCATCAGCAACCGCGGCGTTGAATTCAGCGCTACCTACCGCAGCACAGCGAACGCTTTCAAATGGGACGTGTCAGGAAACTTCACCACCATCAAAAACAGAGTAGAGGATGTGGGTAACCTGGGCGAAGGAATAAACTACCTGCAGCTTGGCGCCACGCGAACACAGATTGGCAGGGGCATCGGCGAGTGGTTTGTAGTGAAAACAGACGGTATTTTCCAGAGTGAGGAGGAAGTGCTGAACCACACCAACTCAAACGGAGACGTTATTCAGCCCTTCTCCAAGCCAGGTGATATTCGTTTTGTGGACCTGAACGATGACGGCCAGATCAGCGACGACGACCGTACGTTTGCCGGCTCTCCTTGGCCAACACTGCAAACAGGTGCTCAGTTTAATGCATCGTACGGAGGCTTTACCTTCAACCTGCAGCTGGTAGGCGTGTTTGGGCAGACCGTTTTCAACGACGTGAGAAGAATTCTTGATTCGTACGAGAACACCAACTTCCGAAGCGACATTAGCCCATGGACACCAACCAACACCAATACATCAGATCCAAGACTGGCCCGAACCACAGAGCAGGGTGTGGCGCTGAACAACCGCTACGCCAGCGACCGCTGGTTAGAGGATGCTTCATATGTACGCATTCGTAACATAGAGATTGGATACGACCTGCCGGCAACATTCCTTAGCCGCATGCATACCAACAACGCGCGTGTATTTATTAGTGGGCAAAACCTGCTGACCTTTACAGGATACTCAGGGCTAGACCCGGATGTAACAGGTGTAGGCCTTCTGGAGAGAGGACTGGACGCCGGAAACTGGCCAGCCAGCCGTGTGTATTCAGTTGGTTTGAACTTTGAGTTTTAGCACTTATCAAGAAAGAATTTCTTTATGAAAAAGATACTATATTTTGCGTTGGCAGCCGGATTAACTTTATCCAGCTGTGAGCAAGACCTGGATATTGTGAATCCGAATTCCCCTACCACTGTTCAGTTCTGGCAGAACGCCACAGATGCGCAGCAGGGGGTGAATGCCATCTACAGTACCCTGCACCGGGGGCCGATTGTGCTCTGGCAGTGGTTTTACTACACGGTGCGCTCTGATGAGGCTTTTAGCAGAAGCCCACGAATTGACATCCAGAACAACATGGATAAATTCCTGATCACCGACTATAACTTCGGTGAGACGAACTGGGTGTACGGTGATAACTACATCGGTATTTTCCGTGCCAACCAGGCGTTGGCTAACATCCCGGAGATTGAGATGGACGAGAGCCTGAAGGCGCGTTTACTGGCAGAGGCAAAATTCTTCAGAGGCTTCTTCTACTACAACCTGGCCAGCCTGTACGGCAATGTTCCTATTATCCTGGAGCCGTCTACCCCAACGCTTTTGCCTCCAAACTCAACTCAGCAGGAGGTTTACGCACAGGCCGCACAGGACCTGACAGAGGCCGCAGCAGTATTGCCGCTTTCATACTCAGGCGAGAATGTAGGCCGCGTAACGAAGGGGGCAGCCAATGCACTACTGGCAAAAGTATACATGCAGCAACGAAACTACCAGGCAGCCCTGGAACCGTTACAGTGGCTGGTGGAAGGAGAAGGAAGCCAAGTGTATGGTTTGATGGAAAATTACCGCGATAACTTCCTGTCCACAACCGAAAATAACAAAGAATCGGTGTTTGAGTGGCAGTTCGCTACAAACGAGTCGGAGTTCACGGACAATGACGTGCAGACGCCAAACCAGAACTACGGTTCGCCGCTTGCCCAGTTTATAGGACCGGCAAACGTAGGATTCTCTGACGCGGAAGTGCACCGTTGGGTAATCAATGAGTTTCATAAAGAAGAAACAGTAACCGGGCAGCGTGACCCTCGCCTGGCAGCTTCCATCTTCTTCGACTCCACCGATGTGAGAGGACCGGAGTTCTCGATGATCTACGGGCAAAC
Above is a window of Pontibacter akesuensis DNA encoding:
- a CDS encoding RagB/SusD family nutrient uptake outer membrane protein; this encodes MKKILYFALAAGLTLSSCEQDLDIVNPNSPTTVQFWQNATDAQQGVNAIYSTLHRGPIVLWQWFYYTVRSDEAFSRSPRIDIQNNMDKFLITDYNFGETNWVYGDNYIGIFRANQALANIPEIEMDESLKARLLAEAKFFRGFFYYNLASLYGNVPIILEPSTPTLLPPNSTQQEVYAQAAQDLTEAAAVLPLSYSGENVGRVTKGAANALLAKVYMQQRNYQAALEPLQWLVEGEGSQVYGLMENYRDNFLSTTENNKESVFEWQFATNESEFTDNDVQTPNQNYGSPLAQFIGPANVGFSDAEVHRWVINEFHKEETVTGQRDPRLAASIFFDSTDVRGPEFSMIYGQTFAQRYGPTDNRAWFRKFANDAEPGRTGEGFRSANNYRFIRYSDVLLMYAETLNALGRTQEAYQYVDRVRQRVGLAPLSVVKPNLSQAAFLQQIMHERVTELSGEGHRWNDLARWGFFESQAAVNVLAQRDPAFNTFEVGTHALLPLPQRDVDINPNLVQNPGY